Genomic window (Candidatus Lernaella stagnicola):
GGTTGGGCCGTTCACGATCTGGATACGCTCAACGACTGCTAGTGGGATGGCTGCGTAGCCGCCGAAGGCAACATCCAAGTCGATCCCGGCTGGCTCGATACATTAGACTACCATTTGCCCGGCGACAGCCCCTGCATCAACGTGGGGACCGACCCGTCATCCTGATTTGGCGAACCGGAAATCTTTTTCGCTTTCGAAGGAGATACGCGCCCGCAAGCGGGTCCTTGGGACATCGGCGCGGATGAATGGACCGGTATTAGATAGGATCTTGACGTTACCTTCGTTTGTCGGTCACATCATTTTGCTGATGGTTAAACCACAACGCGATATTGTTTTGGCGGGGCGCGCGAAGGGCTTACGATGTTCAGCTACATCTATATGAAAATTCTTGAGTCGCAGCCCGAAAGGTATGATCGCGGCATCGCCCTTATCTCATTGGGCGCATCGGAAAGGGCGAAAAAGAAACTGATCGAAGAGAACGTGTCGCCGGGTTCGCAAGTTCTGGAAATCGGCTGCGGCACCGGCACGATGGCCATCATGGCCGCCCAAAAAGGCGCCGGCGTTCTCGGCTTCGACTTCTCCGCCGCGATGCTGGCCGTTGCCCGAAGGAAAATCGCCGCCGAAAATCTGGACGAGCAGGTCGAACTGCTCGAAATGGGCCTTTCCGGTATGGACAAACTTCCCGACGATCAATACGACCTGGTGGTCTCGACGCTGGTTTTCTCCGAATTGTCGCCGGACGAGCAGACCTATGCCCTGAAGCATGCGTTTCGAACCTTGAAGCCCGGCGCCCGGCTTGCCGTGGCCGACGAGGCCCGGCCGAAAATCCTCTGGAAAAGGATCCTTCACGCTCTGATACGAATTCCGATGCTCTTGATTACCTTCATTTTGACGCAAACCACGACCAAGGCCGTGGAAAACCTTCCCGAGCGGGTGGAGCGCGCCGGGTTCCACGTCGATAAAGAGGAAAGAAGCCTTCTCGGCAGCTTCGTCTACCTAACGGCCACCAAGGAGAAGGGCCGATGAAGGCGCTTATCGGGTGGATCGTTGCCTATTTTTTCCGCTGGCTTCCCCATTCGTCGCCCACAGGCTTGTTTCCCGTCGGTCGCCCGGACGAGAACTCGCCGGTGATCGTTACCGCCAACTTTTCGTTGACCGTCAAAAGAGTAAAAAAGGCGCTTGAGGGGCAAAACCTGTGGCTTCTGGTGGCGAACACGGACGGCATCAACGTGTGGTGCGCCGCGGGCGGTGGCATTTTTACGGAAAAGCGAGTCATCGACGCGATCAAAATCGCCGAATTGGCAGAGAAAGTCGCCCACCTGGAAATCCTATTGCCGGCGCTGGCCGCGCCGGGCGTCGATGTGCAAGAGATCGACGCGGAAACCGGTTTTCGCGCGCGCTTCGGGCCGGTCTACGCCCGCGACATCCCCGCCTATCTGGCGGCCGGGGAAAAGAAGTCAGAGGGCATGCGGCGGTTCGAATTCGACCTCACCCATCGACTCGATATGCTTGTTTCGATGAATTTCCCCATCTACTTGTTGGGCGTGGCGGTTGTACTGATCTTCGCCCGGCAAACCTTGCTCGGCTACTCGATAATTTTCTGGGGCGCGGTAGGCTTCATGTATG
Coding sequences:
- a CDS encoding class I SAM-dependent methyltransferase, coding for MFSYIYMKILESQPERYDRGIALISLGASERAKKKLIEENVSPGSQVLEIGCGTGTMAIMAAQKGAGVLGFDFSAAMLAVARRKIAAENLDEQVELLEMGLSGMDKLPDDQYDLVVSTLVFSELSPDEQTYALKHAFRTLKPGARLAVADEARPKILWKRILHALIRIPMLLITFILTQTTTKAVENLPERVERAGFHVDKEERSLLGSFVYLTATKEKGR
- a CDS encoding 4Fe-4S binding protein, which produces MKALIGWIVAYFFRWLPHSSPTGLFPVGRPDENSPVIVTANFSLTVKRVKKALEGQNLWLLVANTDGINVWCAAGGGIFTEKRVIDAIKIAELAEKVAHLEILLPALAAPGVDVQEIDAETGFRARFGPVYARDIPAYLAAGEKKSEGMRRFEFDLTHRLDMLVSMNFPIYLLGVAVVLIFARQTLLGYSIIFWGAVGFMYAFLNVIPGKTGWGQAFFSAAAATAIWSTVDWFTKGDAFLHWGWFFAVFVIFFLAGFDLAGIVSARKSDAELLMHRLGFKSFGSLFSIKELGGIGMDREKCTGCKTCAEICPVGVFGEPDEARKMAFRDDKACFACGACVKQCPEKALFLS